Proteins from a single region of Catenulispora acidiphila DSM 44928:
- a CDS encoding 3-hydroxybutyryl-CoA dehydrogenase translates to MSAGITRVGVVGSGTMGAGIAELFALHGLDVRLAVSRPSSLTAAPARIAASLDRRVAKGRLAPHERDAALAAIAVTADLGDLADRQLVVEAVAEDEGLKQNVFSTLDKVADPDAILASTTSALSITRLAGVVEHPERVLGVHFFNPVAVMELVELVPTLLTADRVRERAEAFVTGLGKKPVTVADRSGFVVNALLIPFLLAAIRMVESGYSSAEAVDQAMESGCAHPMGPLKLADFIGLDVVAAIAEALHAESRQPLHAPPPLLSRMVESGILGRKSGRGFHSYL, encoded by the coding sequence GTGAGCGCGGGGATCACCCGGGTCGGTGTCGTCGGATCCGGCACCATGGGCGCGGGTATCGCCGAGTTGTTCGCCCTGCACGGTCTGGACGTCCGGCTGGCGGTCTCCCGGCCGTCCTCGCTGACCGCGGCGCCGGCGCGCATCGCCGCCTCCCTGGACCGCCGCGTGGCCAAGGGCAGACTCGCCCCGCACGAGCGTGACGCGGCGCTGGCCGCCATCGCCGTCACCGCGGACCTCGGCGATCTGGCCGACCGCCAGTTGGTGGTGGAGGCGGTCGCCGAGGACGAGGGCCTCAAGCAGAACGTCTTCTCCACCCTGGACAAGGTGGCCGACCCCGACGCGATCCTGGCCTCGACCACCTCGGCGCTGTCCATCACCCGGCTGGCCGGGGTCGTGGAGCATCCCGAGCGGGTGCTGGGCGTGCACTTCTTCAACCCGGTGGCGGTGATGGAGCTGGTCGAGCTGGTCCCGACCCTGCTGACCGCCGACCGCGTGCGCGAGCGCGCCGAGGCCTTCGTGACCGGGCTGGGCAAGAAGCCGGTGACCGTCGCCGACCGCAGCGGGTTCGTCGTCAACGCCCTGCTGATCCCCTTTCTGCTGGCCGCGATCCGGATGGTCGAGTCCGGGTACTCCTCGGCCGAGGCCGTCGACCAGGCCATGGAATCGGGCTGCGCGCACCCCATGGGTCCGCTCAAGCTCGCCGACTTCATCGGCCTGGACGTGGTCGCCGCGATCGCCGAGGCCCTGCACGCGGAGTCCCGCCAGCCGCTGCACGCCCCGCCGCCGCTGCTGTCCCGGATGGTCGAGTCGGGCATCCTCGGCCGCAAATCCGGGCGCGGCTTCCACTCCTACCTCTGA
- a CDS encoding LLM class flavin-dependent oxidoreductase yields the protein MPVEFLGIAATSDSSETRSRSGPSFDKDFTLRLARAHEEWGWDRVLFAYHSGSPDPAAGAAYIAAHTDTLQLLLAHRPNLSYPTYAAKVFATIDQISGGRVAVHFITGGNDAEQGREGDFLTKDERYARTREYIGIVKQAWTSREPFSHQGAHYDFADFLSDVFPAQQPRPAVSFGGSSPAAYAAGGAEADIYCLWGEPLEQTAEQIAAVKAAAAAAGRTDVPRIQVAFRPIIAPTEELAWEKAHRVVERIEQRKAAGGPDQLKRRRLRGQAPQNTGSQRLIEIAERGERFDRALWTRTAAATGGAGNSNALVGTPETVAQALLDYYDLGVEILSARGYDLLGDAIDVGRYVIPIVREEVAKRDAERAAEHQAKQEAERRAANAREDQGTTARQLEVAR from the coding sequence ATGCCCGTGGAATTCCTCGGGATCGCCGCGACCAGCGATTCCTCCGAGACCCGTTCGCGGTCCGGCCCGAGTTTCGACAAGGACTTCACCCTGCGCCTGGCGCGCGCCCACGAGGAGTGGGGCTGGGATCGGGTTCTGTTCGCCTACCACTCCGGCAGTCCCGACCCGGCCGCCGGCGCCGCCTACATAGCCGCCCACACCGACACCCTGCAGCTGCTGCTGGCGCACCGTCCGAACCTGTCGTACCCGACCTACGCGGCCAAGGTCTTCGCCACCATCGACCAGATCAGCGGCGGCCGCGTCGCGGTGCACTTCATCACCGGCGGCAACGACGCCGAGCAGGGCCGCGAGGGCGACTTCCTGACCAAGGACGAGCGCTACGCCCGCACCCGGGAGTACATCGGCATCGTGAAGCAGGCCTGGACCTCGCGCGAGCCGTTCAGCCACCAGGGCGCGCACTACGATTTCGCCGATTTCCTCAGCGACGTGTTCCCGGCCCAGCAGCCGCGGCCGGCCGTGTCGTTCGGCGGCTCCTCGCCGGCCGCCTACGCCGCCGGCGGAGCCGAAGCGGACATCTACTGCCTGTGGGGCGAGCCGCTGGAGCAGACCGCCGAGCAGATCGCGGCGGTGAAGGCTGCGGCAGCCGCGGCCGGACGGACCGACGTACCCCGGATCCAGGTCGCCTTCCGGCCGATCATCGCACCGACCGAGGAACTGGCCTGGGAGAAGGCACACCGTGTCGTCGAGCGCATCGAGCAGCGCAAAGCCGCCGGCGGGCCGGACCAGCTCAAGCGCCGCCGGCTGCGCGGCCAGGCGCCGCAGAACACCGGGTCGCAGCGGCTGATCGAGATCGCCGAGCGCGGCGAGCGCTTCGACCGCGCGCTGTGGACCCGCACCGCCGCCGCCACCGGAGGAGCGGGCAACTCCAACGCGCTGGTCGGCACCCCCGAGACGGTCGCCCAGGCGCTGCTGGACTACTACGACCTCGGCGTCGAGATCCTCTCGGCCCGCGGCTACGACCTGCTCGGCGACGCGATCGACGTCGGGCGGTACGTCATCCCGATCGTGCGCGAGGAGGTCGCCAAGCGCGACGCCGAGCGCGCGGCAGAGCACCAGGCCAAGCAAGAGGCCGAACGCAGGGCTGCGAACGCGCGCGAGGATCAGGGCACGACGGCGCGCCAGCTCGAGGTGGCCCGGTGA
- a CDS encoding transporter substrate-binding domain-containing protein, which translates to MSVKPLRLLAPALAAALGLALSACASSASNHPATAPAAAGSGVVHVGSLSNGAATPVELSVAQQDQIRAELPASIRDGGQLRVAIGDLPAGTPPLFFVGSDQKTLTGSEPDLARLVAGVLGLKPAFDNANWDNMFVAIDSGKDAVGFANITDTEKRKEKYDFASYREDNLGFEVLKSNPWTFGGDYRALAGKTIAVGSGTNQEKILLEWQTKLRAEGKDFSVKYYPDANSTLLALTSGKIDIFLGANPGVAYQVTQTAKSPTPTRIAGEYSGAGGSLQGLIAATTKKDSGLAKPIADAINYLIQNGDYAKWLAAWNLGDEAVQTSQVNPPGLPITNS; encoded by the coding sequence GTGTCCGTGAAACCGCTTCGCCTGCTCGCGCCCGCGCTCGCGGCCGCCCTCGGGCTGGCGTTGTCGGCCTGCGCCAGCAGCGCCTCGAACCATCCCGCCACCGCACCGGCCGCCGCCGGTTCCGGCGTGGTCCATGTCGGGTCGCTGTCCAACGGCGCCGCGACCCCGGTCGAGCTGAGCGTCGCGCAGCAGGACCAGATCCGCGCCGAGCTTCCGGCATCGATCCGTGACGGCGGCCAGCTGCGGGTCGCCATCGGCGATCTGCCCGCCGGGACGCCGCCGCTGTTCTTCGTCGGAAGCGACCAGAAGACCCTGACCGGCTCCGAGCCGGACCTGGCCCGGCTGGTCGCCGGGGTGCTGGGACTCAAGCCCGCCTTCGACAACGCGAACTGGGACAACATGTTCGTGGCCATCGACAGCGGCAAGGACGCCGTCGGGTTCGCCAACATCACCGACACCGAGAAGCGCAAGGAGAAGTACGACTTCGCCAGCTACCGCGAGGACAACCTCGGCTTCGAGGTTCTCAAGAGCAACCCCTGGACCTTCGGCGGCGACTACCGCGCCCTGGCGGGCAAGACGATCGCGGTGGGCTCGGGGACCAACCAGGAGAAGATCCTGCTGGAGTGGCAGACCAAGTTGCGCGCCGAGGGCAAGGACTTCTCCGTCAAGTACTACCCGGACGCCAACTCCACGCTTCTCGCGCTGACCTCGGGGAAGATCGACATCTTCCTCGGCGCCAACCCCGGTGTGGCCTACCAGGTGACCCAGACCGCGAAGTCGCCCACGCCCACGCGCATCGCCGGCGAGTACTCCGGCGCCGGCGGCTCGCTGCAGGGTCTGATCGCCGCCACCACGAAGAAGGACAGCGGCCTGGCCAAGCCGATCGCCGATGCCATCAACTATCTGATCCAGAACGGCGACTACGCCAAGTGGCTGGCCGCGTGGAACCTCGGCGACGAGGCGGTGCAGACCTCGCAGGTGAACCCGCCCGGCCTGCCGATCACCAATTCCTAA
- a CDS encoding amino acid ABC transporter ATP-binding protein, protein MSAAVQTQTQTRAAAVEIRGVTKSYGALKVLDGVDLTIQPGQVAVLLGPSGGGKSTLLRTVNHLEKPDAGHVSVNGRLIGVRQHGSRLKELSERAILAQRAEIGFVFQSFNLFPHLTALENVAAAPVATGRATKAEAREHAVELLTRVGLADKADVYPRQLSGGQQQRVAIARALAQSPGLILFDEPTSALDPELVGEVLGAIKDLADSGTTLIVVTHEVGFAREIADLVVFLDGGKVLEQGSPQEVLDNPRYRRTREFLSKVL, encoded by the coding sequence ATGAGCGCCGCGGTGCAGACGCAGACACAGACCCGCGCGGCCGCCGTGGAGATCCGGGGCGTCACCAAGTCCTACGGCGCGCTCAAGGTCCTGGACGGTGTCGACCTGACGATCCAGCCCGGCCAGGTGGCAGTGCTCCTCGGCCCGTCCGGCGGCGGGAAGTCGACGCTGCTGCGGACCGTCAACCACCTGGAGAAGCCGGACGCCGGGCACGTCAGCGTCAACGGGCGGCTGATCGGCGTGCGACAGCACGGCTCGCGTCTCAAGGAACTGAGCGAGCGTGCGATCCTGGCACAGCGCGCCGAGATCGGGTTCGTCTTCCAGTCCTTCAACCTGTTCCCGCATCTGACGGCGCTGGAGAACGTCGCCGCGGCGCCGGTCGCGACCGGTCGGGCGACCAAGGCCGAAGCCCGTGAGCACGCGGTCGAGCTGCTGACGCGCGTCGGGCTCGCGGACAAGGCCGACGTCTATCCGCGCCAGCTGTCCGGCGGGCAGCAGCAGCGGGTGGCGATCGCCCGGGCCCTGGCCCAGAGCCCCGGGCTGATCCTGTTCGACGAACCGACCTCGGCACTGGACCCGGAGCTGGTCGGCGAGGTCCTCGGCGCGATCAAGGACCTCGCCGACAGCGGGACCACCCTGATCGTCGTGACACACGAGGTGGGGTTCGCCCGCGAGATCGCAGACTTGGTCGTCTTCCTCGACGGCGGAAAGGTCCTCGAGCAGGGATCGCCGCAGGAGGTGCTCGACAACCCCCGCTACCGGCGGACCCGCGAATTCCTCAGCAAGGTCCTGTGA
- a CDS encoding amino acid ABC transporter permease, whose amino-acid sequence MTSVNAPDAVPVGEGSGAPPPQPRQPPDPVGHARSAEESAPTSAFTAQRVIPLRHPGRWIATVAVLVLAAQFAHGLITNPFYQWDRFEYWFARPVIMRGLVVTLRVTALSAVLGLAGGVLLALARQSRNPVLNLVSWLYIWVFRSVPLIVVLLILFNFSALYKTLSLGVPFGPGFFHFDENRLATELVVATVGLSLNEAAYAAEVVRAGLLSVDQGQHEAAASLGLPRGYQFRRIVLPQALRAIVPAYVNQLIGLIKGTSLVFYVSLLDLFGQVQTMGSTYPADIVPLLLVATAWYVILTSVVSAVQFYVERRYSRGALRTLPPTPIQRLRAGARNAVRQLRDRPELGPVKA is encoded by the coding sequence ATGACCAGCGTCAACGCCCCCGACGCCGTGCCCGTCGGCGAGGGCTCCGGGGCTCCGCCGCCACAGCCGCGGCAGCCGCCCGACCCTGTCGGGCACGCCCGATCGGCCGAGGAAAGCGCGCCCACGTCGGCGTTCACCGCGCAGCGTGTCATCCCGTTGCGCCATCCGGGCCGCTGGATCGCCACGGTCGCGGTGCTGGTGCTGGCCGCCCAGTTCGCGCACGGCCTGATCACCAACCCCTTCTACCAATGGGACCGCTTCGAGTACTGGTTCGCCAGGCCGGTCATCATGCGCGGTCTGGTCGTCACGTTGCGGGTGACCGCGCTCAGCGCGGTCCTGGGCCTGGCCGGCGGTGTGCTGCTGGCGTTGGCGCGGCAGTCGCGGAACCCGGTGCTGAACCTGGTCAGCTGGCTCTATATCTGGGTGTTCCGGTCGGTGCCGCTGATCGTCGTGCTGCTGATCCTGTTCAACTTCAGCGCGCTGTACAAGACGCTCAGCCTCGGCGTGCCGTTCGGTCCGGGCTTCTTCCACTTCGACGAGAACAGGCTCGCCACCGAGCTCGTCGTGGCGACGGTGGGCCTGAGCCTCAACGAGGCCGCCTACGCCGCCGAGGTCGTCCGCGCGGGCCTGCTGTCTGTGGACCAGGGCCAGCACGAGGCCGCGGCCTCACTGGGACTGCCGCGCGGCTACCAGTTCCGGCGGATCGTGCTGCCGCAGGCGCTGCGCGCCATCGTCCCCGCCTATGTCAACCAGCTGATCGGGCTGATCAAGGGCACGTCGCTGGTCTTCTATGTCTCGCTCCTGGACCTGTTCGGGCAGGTGCAGACGATGGGCAGCACCTATCCCGCCGACATCGTCCCGCTGCTGCTCGTGGCGACGGCCTGGTACGTCATCCTGACCAGCGTCGTGTCGGCCGTCCAGTTCTACGTCGAGCGCCGGTACTCACGAGGCGCGCTGCGCACGCTGCCACCCACGCCGATCCAGCGCTTGCGGGCCGGAGCGCGGAACGCTGTGCGGCAGCTGCGGGACCGTCCCGAACTCGGTCCGGTGAAGGCATGA
- a CDS encoding RrF2 family transcriptional regulator: MHISAKADYAVRVMLELAAHGPGVVKASVVIDHQDLPRKFIEAILVELRRADLVRSHRGADGGYTLARPAAAISIGSVVRAVDGPLAEVRGLRPHETEYAGAAEHLADCWVAARAALRKVLDETSLAQVLDGRLPAHVRRLAESPEAWLPR, translated from the coding sequence GTGCACATCTCAGCCAAAGCGGACTACGCGGTGCGGGTCATGCTCGAACTCGCCGCCCACGGGCCGGGGGTGGTGAAGGCCTCGGTGGTGATCGACCACCAGGACCTTCCCCGCAAGTTCATCGAGGCGATCCTCGTCGAGCTCCGGCGGGCCGATCTGGTGCGCAGCCACCGCGGCGCGGACGGCGGCTACACGCTGGCCCGGCCGGCCGCCGCGATCTCGATCGGTTCGGTCGTCCGAGCCGTCGACGGACCGCTGGCCGAGGTTCGGGGTCTGCGTCCGCACGAGACCGAGTACGCCGGGGCCGCCGAGCACTTGGCCGACTGCTGGGTCGCCGCCCGCGCCGCGCTGCGCAAGGTTTTGGACGAGACCAGCCTCGCGCAGGTGCTCGACGGCAGGCTTCCGGCCCACGTGCGGCGGTTGGCCGAGTCGCCGGAGGCGTGGCTTCCGCGATAG
- a CDS encoding transporter substrate-binding domain-containing protein yields the protein MTHVRASVRIVIALAAAVLALVTACSSSSKPAGGSPGAQTPVAAAVPSTALPGQDVLSAIQADPALKAELPAAVQSRGTLILGTTKTTGNSGLPHDGVDPTGKTVGLDIDLREAVARKLGVTWDVQYGTFQTVIPGVQNGKYDVGQDNFGVTTAREQVVDFATYLDDGQAFLGSKDVSATSISTLTDLCGLSVATSPGTTFQQILTDGAGKCAAAGKKPYQVQYFADTAPIFLGLANGKVDIYFGPTLSLKYDAQHIAGTKFLGQYSSTPVGFVTAKGAPTGKAISDAINALIASGDYAKIFTKWGVADTAVKASEVNPKPKL from the coding sequence GTGACGCACGTCAGAGCATCCGTACGGATCGTGATCGCCCTTGCCGCGGCAGTGCTGGCGCTGGTCACAGCATGCAGCTCCAGCAGCAAGCCGGCCGGCGGATCGCCGGGAGCGCAAACCCCGGTCGCCGCCGCCGTGCCGTCGACCGCGCTTCCCGGCCAGGACGTGCTCTCGGCGATCCAGGCCGACCCGGCGCTCAAAGCAGAACTCCCGGCAGCGGTCCAGAGCCGCGGAACTCTGATCCTCGGCACGACGAAGACCACCGGCAACTCCGGTCTGCCGCACGACGGCGTCGACCCGACGGGCAAGACCGTCGGGCTGGACATCGACCTGCGCGAAGCAGTCGCCCGCAAGCTCGGCGTGACCTGGGACGTGCAGTACGGCACGTTCCAGACCGTCATCCCGGGTGTCCAGAACGGCAAGTACGACGTCGGCCAGGACAACTTCGGCGTCACGACGGCCCGCGAGCAGGTCGTGGACTTCGCCACCTACCTCGACGACGGACAGGCGTTCCTCGGCTCCAAGGACGTCTCGGCGACATCCATCAGCACCTTGACGGACCTGTGCGGCCTCAGCGTCGCGACCAGCCCCGGCACCACCTTCCAGCAGATCCTCACCGACGGCGCCGGCAAGTGCGCGGCAGCCGGGAAGAAGCCCTACCAGGTCCAGTATTTCGCCGACACCGCCCCGATCTTCCTGGGGCTCGCCAACGGCAAAGTGGACATCTACTTCGGTCCGACCCTGAGCCTGAAGTACGACGCACAGCACATCGCCGGAACCAAGTTCCTCGGCCAGTACAGCTCGACCCCGGTCGGCTTCGTCACGGCCAAGGGCGCCCCCACCGGTAAGGCGATCAGCGACGCGATCAATGCCCTGATAGCCAGCGGGGACTACGCGAAGATCTTCACCAAGTGGGGTGTCGCGGACACGGCGGTGAAGGCCTCGGAGGTGAATCCGAAGCCGAAGCTGTGA
- a CDS encoding putative leader peptide, whose translation MQATYSQLRVLRRHVDLLRVSSALCPGAFQAV comes from the coding sequence ATGCAGGCAACGTACTCCCAGCTGCGGGTCCTGCGGCGCCACGTCGACCTGCTCCGAGTGAGCAGCGCGCTGTGTCCGGGCGCGTTCCAGGCCGTCTGA
- the glgB gene encoding 1,4-alpha-glucan branching protein GlgB, with product MSGGPRYWDVFGAHPEPGGTRFAVWAPNALRVQVTGDFDGWDPHRATELSGDDGTGCWHGFAEGAGQWDRYKYRVLCADGTWRLKADPVAFHTETPPADASRVFASSHRWQDGDWLKARREAAGAHAALPMSVYEVHLPSWRRGRTYGDLASELVDHVRGHGFTHVEFLPVMEHPYGGSWGYQTTGFFAPTSRLGHPDDLRHLVDRLHQAGIGVLFDWVPAHFPRDAWALARFDGTALYEHPDSRRGEHPDWGSLIFDFGRWEVRDFLIGSALFWIEEFHADGLRVDAVSSMLHLDYSRGPGQWEPNMYGGTENLEATSLLRSLNDEVHTRHPGVVTIAEESAAWPGVTRPTAGGGLGFDLKWNMGWMNDTLRYVARDPVHRSHHHHDLTQPASYAFSENYLLPLSHDEVVHGKGSLAGKQPGGRREQVGGLRGLLAYQWAFPGKKLLFMGGEFAQQAEWSEERGLDWPDADEPERRGLARLMADANARYREHPALWIRDADPHGTRWLGSDTDANLLAFARFAEYDDGTALICVANFSGVHVRNHQIGMPWPGTWREILNTDAAVYGGSDVGNLGTVTATGEPWSGEPASARVTIGAGAVVWLAGRHRAHQTR from the coding sequence TTGAGCGGCGGCCCGCGCTACTGGGATGTGTTCGGCGCCCACCCCGAGCCGGGTGGCACGCGCTTCGCGGTGTGGGCGCCGAACGCGCTGCGCGTGCAGGTGACCGGCGACTTCGACGGCTGGGACCCGCACCGCGCCACGGAGCTGAGCGGCGATGACGGAACCGGCTGCTGGCACGGCTTCGCCGAGGGCGCCGGGCAGTGGGACCGGTACAAATACCGGGTGTTGTGCGCCGACGGGACGTGGCGGCTGAAGGCCGATCCGGTCGCGTTCCACACCGAGACGCCGCCGGCGGACGCTTCGCGCGTCTTCGCCTCGTCGCATCGATGGCAGGACGGGGACTGGCTCAAGGCGCGCCGAGAGGCGGCCGGCGCGCACGCGGCGCTGCCGATGTCGGTCTACGAGGTACACCTGCCGTCCTGGCGACGCGGGCGCACCTACGGGGATCTGGCCTCGGAACTGGTGGACCACGTGCGCGGACACGGTTTCACGCACGTGGAGTTCCTGCCGGTGATGGAACATCCCTACGGCGGGTCCTGGGGATACCAGACGACCGGGTTCTTCGCCCCGACGTCGCGGTTGGGGCATCCCGACGACCTGCGGCACCTGGTGGACCGGCTGCACCAGGCGGGGATCGGGGTGCTGTTCGACTGGGTCCCGGCGCATTTCCCCCGCGACGCGTGGGCGCTGGCGCGCTTCGACGGCACCGCGCTGTATGAGCACCCTGACTCCCGGCGCGGCGAGCATCCCGATTGGGGAAGCCTGATCTTCGACTTCGGACGCTGGGAGGTGCGCGATTTCCTCATCGGCTCGGCGCTGTTCTGGATCGAGGAGTTCCACGCCGACGGGCTCCGCGTGGACGCGGTTTCCTCGATGCTGCATCTGGACTACTCGCGAGGTCCCGGCCAGTGGGAGCCGAACATGTACGGCGGCACGGAGAATCTGGAGGCGACCTCGCTTCTGAGAAGCCTCAATGACGAGGTCCACACCCGGCACCCCGGCGTGGTGACGATCGCCGAGGAGTCGGCGGCGTGGCCGGGGGTCACCCGGCCGACCGCCGGCGGCGGCCTCGGGTTCGACCTGAAATGGAACATGGGCTGGATGAACGACACACTGCGCTACGTGGCGCGCGATCCCGTTCACCGCAGCCACCATCACCATGACCTGACACAGCCCGCCTCCTATGCCTTCAGCGAGAACTACCTCCTACCGCTGTCCCATGACGAAGTCGTGCATGGCAAGGGCTCCCTGGCCGGCAAACAGCCCGGAGGCCGCCGCGAGCAGGTGGGCGGACTGCGCGGACTGCTGGCCTACCAGTGGGCCTTCCCCGGCAAGAAGCTGCTGTTCATGGGCGGGGAGTTCGCGCAGCAGGCCGAGTGGAGCGAGGAACGCGGACTGGACTGGCCCGACGCCGACGAGCCCGAGCGCCGCGGCCTGGCCCGCCTCATGGCCGACGCGAACGCCCGGTACCGCGAACACCCGGCACTGTGGATCCGCGACGCCGACCCGCACGGAACCCGCTGGCTGGGCTCTGACACCGATGCGAACCTCCTGGCCTTCGCCAGGTTCGCAGAGTACGACGACGGCACAGCGCTCATATGCGTCGCCAACTTCTCCGGAGTGCACGTCCGGAACCACCAGATCGGCATGCCGTGGCCCGGAACCTGGCGCGAGATCCTCAACACCGACGCGGCCGTCTACGGCGGCTCGGACGTGGGCAACCTCGGCACGGTGACCGCGACCGGCGAGCCATGGTCGGGAGAGCCGGCCTCAGCCCGGGTGACGATCGGCGCCGGCGCCGTGGTGTGGCTGGCAGGGCGGCATCGCGCGCACCAGACCAGGTAG
- a CDS encoding glycosyltransferase family 4 protein produces the protein MTATTGPTAFRARKLLMLSWEYPPVLVGGLGRHVHALATTLARAGHDVTVATRHAPGAPLEEVVDGVRVVRAPQDPPVIPLDTEHLLAWAVAFNHTLTRTALHAARGQDFELVHAHDWLVAHAAVTVKDHLGIPLVATIHATEAGRHQGWLPGDLNRGIHSIECWLAQESERVLVCSQYMRREVSVLLGVPASKIDAIPNGVDMPRWRAEPKQVGLARAKYADSGPLVGFAGRLVHEKGVQHLLHALPELRRTHPGLRAVICGDGPNRGELEQLTRRLGLEHAVSFGGFLGSRLSATMAATDAMVVPSLYEPFGMVALEAAAAGAPLAVSATGGLAEIVEPGVTGMTFPARDEGALARSVSALLADRPSARRMVVTAKAMVRSRYGWPTVGEQTAAAYAAAVNDAPAVPAGPEELWRSRQHPITIPEGNLLASAGLAA, from the coding sequence ATGACTGCGACGACCGGGCCGACAGCGTTCCGCGCAAGGAAGCTCCTCATGCTCTCCTGGGAGTACCCGCCGGTCTTGGTCGGCGGGCTCGGCCGGCACGTCCACGCGCTGGCCACCACCCTGGCCCGGGCGGGGCACGACGTGACCGTCGCGACCCGCCACGCCCCGGGCGCGCCGCTGGAGGAGGTCGTCGACGGAGTGCGCGTGGTGCGCGCCCCGCAGGACCCGCCGGTCATCCCGCTGGACACCGAGCATCTGCTGGCCTGGGCCGTCGCGTTCAACCACACCTTGACCCGCACCGCCCTGCACGCCGCCCGCGGGCAGGACTTCGAACTCGTCCACGCCCACGACTGGCTGGTCGCCCACGCCGCCGTCACCGTCAAGGACCATTTGGGCATCCCGCTGGTGGCCACCATCCACGCCACCGAGGCCGGCCGGCACCAGGGCTGGCTGCCCGGCGACCTGAACCGCGGCATCCACTCCATCGAGTGCTGGCTGGCCCAGGAGTCCGAACGCGTGCTGGTCTGCTCGCAGTACATGCGCCGGGAGGTCTCGGTACTGCTCGGTGTGCCGGCGTCGAAGATCGACGCCATCCCCAACGGAGTGGACATGCCGCGCTGGCGGGCCGAGCCGAAGCAGGTGGGGCTGGCGCGCGCGAAGTATGCCGACAGCGGCCCGCTGGTGGGCTTCGCCGGGCGCCTGGTCCACGAGAAGGGAGTGCAGCACCTGCTGCACGCGCTGCCCGAGCTGCGCCGCACCCACCCGGGACTGCGGGCGGTCATCTGCGGCGACGGTCCGAACCGCGGCGAGCTGGAGCAACTCACCCGGCGCCTGGGGCTGGAGCACGCGGTCAGCTTCGGCGGATTCCTGGGCTCCCGGCTGTCGGCCACGATGGCCGCCACCGACGCGATGGTCGTGCCGAGCCTGTACGAGCCCTTCGGCATGGTGGCCCTGGAAGCCGCCGCGGCCGGCGCCCCGCTGGCCGTCTCGGCGACCGGCGGCCTGGCCGAGATCGTCGAGCCCGGCGTCACCGGCATGACGTTCCCGGCGCGCGACGAGGGCGCGCTGGCGCGGTCGGTGTCCGCGCTGCTGGCGGACCGGCCGTCCGCACGCCGGATGGTGGTCACCGCCAAGGCGATGGTCCGCAGCCGCTACGGCTGGCCCACCGTGGGCGAACAGACCGCGGCCGCCTACGCGGCGGCCGTCAACGACGCGCCGGCTGTGCCCGCCGGGCCCGAGGAACTATGGCGGTCCCGGCAGCATCCGATCACCATCCCGGAGGGCAACCTGCTCGCGTCGGCGGGACTGGCGGCTTGA